A DNA window from Mycolicibacter terrae contains the following coding sequences:
- a CDS encoding RNA polymerase-binding protein RbpA → MADRVLRGSRLGAVSYETDRNHDLAPRRIARYRTENGEEFEVPFADDAEIPGTWMCRNGLEGTLVEGDLPEPKKVKPPRTHWDMLLERRSIEDLEELLKERLDLIKTKRRG, encoded by the coding sequence ATGGCTGATCGTGTTCTGCGGGGCAGTCGGCTGGGAGCCGTGAGCTACGAGACCGACCGCAACCATGACCTGGCGCCGCGCCGCATCGCGCGGTACCGCACCGAGAACGGCGAAGAGTTCGAGGTTCCCTTCGCCGACGACGCGGAGATCCCCGGCACCTGGATGTGCCGCAACGGCCTGGAGGGCACTCTCGTCGAGGGCGACCTGCCCGAGCCGAAGAAGGTCAAGCCGCCGCGCACCCACTGGGACATGCTGCTGGAGCGCCGCTCGATCGAAGACCTCGAAGAGCTGCTCAAGGAGCGTCTGGATCTGATCAAGACGAAGCGGCGCGGTTGA
- a CDS encoding polyprenol monophosphomannose synthase, producing MTERPSLHTLVVIPTYNELENLPIILDRLQQARPDVHVLVVDDGSPDGTGRLADERAAADPERIHVMHRTAKAGLGAAYLAGFAWGLARPYEVVVEMDADGSHAPEQLYRLLDAIDAGADLAIGSRYVGGGAVRNWPVRRLVLSKTANTYARLLLGVGIHDITAGYRAYRRGVLEKIGLDAVDSKGYCFQVDLTWRAVNSGFTITEVPITFTERELGVSKMSGSNIREAMVKVARWGIGGRINRLRGARG from the coding sequence ATGACTGAGCGTCCCAGCCTGCACACGCTGGTGGTGATACCCACCTACAACGAGCTGGAGAACCTGCCGATCATCCTGGACCGGCTGCAGCAGGCCCGCCCGGATGTGCACGTTCTCGTGGTCGACGACGGCAGCCCCGACGGCACCGGGCGGCTGGCCGACGAGCGGGCGGCCGCCGACCCCGAACGCATCCACGTGATGCACCGGACCGCCAAGGCCGGGCTGGGTGCGGCATACCTGGCGGGTTTCGCCTGGGGACTGGCCCGCCCTTACGAGGTGGTGGTCGAGATGGACGCCGACGGCAGCCACGCTCCCGAACAGCTGTACCGGCTGTTGGATGCCATCGACGCGGGCGCCGATCTGGCGATCGGTTCGCGTTACGTCGGCGGCGGGGCGGTCCGCAACTGGCCGGTGCGTCGCCTGGTGCTCTCCAAGACCGCCAACACCTATGCGCGGCTGCTGCTCGGGGTGGGAATCCACGACATCACCGCCGGCTACCGCGCCTACCGTCGCGGGGTGCTGGAGAAGATCGGGCTGGACGCGGTGGACTCCAAGGGGTACTGCTTCCAGGTCGACCTCACCTGGCGCGCCGTCAACAGCGGCTTCACCATCACCGAGGTGCCGATCACGTTCACCGAACGCGAACTGGGCGTCTCGAAGATGAGCGGCTCCAATATTCGCGAAGCGATGGTCAAGGTCGCGCGCTGGGGAATCGGCGGCCGGATCAACCGACTCCGCGGCGCACGCGGCTGA
- a CDS encoding carboxylesterase/lipase family protein, translated as MHNHPVQASIATGVVEGFARDGVRRWRSIPYARPPVGPLRFRAPQPAEPWSGVRHCHGFTNCAPQERMYTILSPGRFQPTGEDCLTLNVVAPEEAGAGPLPVMVFIHGGGYILGSSATPIYDGAALARRGCVYVSVNYRLGALGCLDLSSLSTSEITVDSNLYLRDLVLALRWVRENIAAFGGDPDNVTIFGESAGAHIVATLLGVPQAEGLFARAIAQSPAAGMVRSPEVAAEFARRFAALLGVRPSDAAHTLLRVSPAELVAAQDRLLREGTRDMLGAFPIGPVSGDDLLPLDPVEAMRRGSAHRVPLIVGSNADEGRLFTRFLKMLPTTEPMVESMLANTDAGVRDRIIAAYPDYPNRAACIRLGGDFAFNAAVWQIAEAHGAHAPTYVYRYDFAPRMLRWSGMGATHATELLAVFDVYRSGGLGRLLTAGADRRVALRVSGKVQRRWRAFSADGTPGDDWPVYSRNDRAVMVFDRETRVEYDPTPERRMAWDGFSLAR; from the coding sequence ATGCATAACCACCCTGTGCAGGCCAGTATCGCCACCGGCGTCGTGGAGGGTTTCGCGCGCGACGGGGTGCGCAGATGGCGCTCTATCCCGTACGCCCGCCCACCGGTCGGCCCGCTGCGATTCCGGGCGCCCCAACCGGCCGAGCCGTGGTCGGGGGTGCGGCACTGCCACGGGTTCACCAACTGCGCACCGCAGGAGCGGATGTACACCATCCTCAGCCCGGGCCGCTTTCAGCCGACCGGCGAGGACTGCCTGACCCTCAACGTGGTGGCACCCGAAGAAGCCGGTGCGGGCCCGCTGCCCGTCATGGTGTTCATCCACGGTGGCGGCTACATTCTGGGCAGTTCGGCTACCCCGATCTACGACGGGGCGGCGCTGGCCCGGCGCGGCTGCGTGTACGTCTCGGTCAACTACCGGCTCGGCGCGCTCGGCTGCTTGGACCTGTCGTCGCTGTCGACCTCCGAGATCACCGTGGACAGCAACCTGTACCTACGTGATCTGGTGCTGGCCCTGCGCTGGGTGCGCGAGAACATCGCGGCCTTCGGCGGCGACCCGGACAACGTCACGATCTTCGGCGAGAGCGCCGGCGCGCACATCGTCGCCACTCTGCTGGGCGTGCCGCAAGCCGAAGGCCTGTTCGCCCGCGCGATCGCCCAAAGCCCCGCCGCGGGAATGGTTCGCAGCCCCGAGGTGGCGGCGGAGTTCGCCCGCCGGTTCGCCGCGCTGCTCGGCGTGCGCCCCTCCGACGCCGCGCACACGCTGCTGCGGGTGTCCCCGGCCGAGTTGGTGGCGGCCCAGGACCGATTGCTCAGGGAGGGCACCCGCGACATGCTGGGCGCTTTCCCGATCGGGCCGGTCTCCGGCGACGACCTGTTGCCGCTGGATCCGGTCGAGGCGATGCGGCGGGGGTCGGCCCACCGGGTCCCGCTCATCGTCGGCAGCAACGCCGATGAAGGACGCCTGTTCACCCGGTTCTTGAAGATGTTGCCGACGACCGAGCCGATGGTCGAGTCGATGCTGGCCAATACCGATGCGGGAGTGCGTGATCGGATCATCGCCGCCTACCCCGACTACCCGAACCGGGCGGCCTGCATCCGGCTCGGCGGCGACTTCGCCTTCAACGCTGCCGTCTGGCAGATCGCCGAGGCGCACGGAGCCCACGCACCCACCTACGTCTACCGCTACGACTTCGCGCCGCGGATGCTGCGCTGGTCGGGCATGGGCGCCACGCACGCCACCGAACTGCTGGCCGTGTTCGACGTCTACCGCAGCGGCGGATTGGGCCGGCTGCTCACCGCCGGCGCGGATCGCCGGGTGGCGCTGCGGGTCAGCGGCAAGGTGCAGCGCCGCTGGCGCGCCTTCAGCGCGGACGGAACGCCGGGCGACGACTGGCCGGTCTACAGCCGGAACGACCGCGCGGTGATGGTGTTCGACCGCGAGACCCGGGTCGAGTACGACCCGACACCGGAGCGCCGGATGGCCTGGGACGGATTCTCGCTGGCCCGCTAG
- a CDS encoding RDD family protein translates to MTTGDFDPKVPGYGPGYGQPGGYPPQQGWGQQPGRNQPPAWNQKPGGLGRRFWARFIDGVLVSIVAFALSLFVFADDYPFLVTGLFSGVLTYGYFVLFEVTQGSSPAKRLLGLAVRGPDGVSKPTLAQSAVRNSFTVLAVLPYLGPLLAFVAYVVIALTISGSPTKQGKHDQLAGGTRVIRA, encoded by the coding sequence ATGACGACCGGCGATTTCGACCCGAAGGTCCCCGGCTACGGCCCGGGTTACGGCCAGCCCGGCGGCTATCCGCCGCAGCAGGGTTGGGGGCAGCAGCCCGGACGGAATCAGCCGCCGGCGTGGAATCAGAAGCCGGGCGGGCTGGGCAGGCGCTTCTGGGCCCGCTTCATCGACGGTGTGCTGGTCAGCATCGTGGCGTTCGCCCTGTCGCTGTTCGTGTTCGCCGACGACTATCCCTTCCTGGTGACCGGCCTGTTCTCCGGTGTGCTGACCTACGGCTACTTCGTGTTGTTCGAGGTCACTCAGGGGTCCAGCCCGGCCAAGCGACTGCTCGGCCTGGCGGTGCGTGGGCCCGACGGTGTTTCGAAGCCGACGCTTGCGCAGTCGGCGGTCCGTAACTCCTTCACCGTGCTGGCCGTGCTCCCCTATCTTGGCCCGCTGCTGGCGTTCGTGGCCTACGTCGTGATCGCGCTGACGATCAGCGGTAGCCCGACCAAGCAGGGCAAGCACGACCAGCTGGCCGGGGGCACCCGGGTGATCCGGGCCTGA